In Hahella sp. KA22, one genomic interval encodes:
- the secD gene encoding protein translocase subunit SecD, which yields MLNKYPLWKNLLVVIVLMMGFIYALPNLYPDDYALQISGSRGSIGVDESVLKKATDALDEAGIAYGEAKVGEKNIIIRFADNDTQLDAQPHVKSALGNDYVVALNLAPTTPAWLSSLGAAPMKLGLDLRGGVHFLMEVDLAKAVATTMEITQGDIKTKLREEGLRYKSVDILPPKQISVGFRDEDDRDNALSLARREFSDFLAESAEENGLFMVKLTLLESRAKEIEDYAISQNLSTLRNRVNELGVAEPLVQRQGRGRIVVELPGVQDTAEAKRILGSTANLEFRLEARPDASAGSIEKFEFRSEPRTASLERDIIITGGSVANAQQSFDQNGRPEVNIKLDSLGGNKMFHVTKDAVQRNMGVLFVEYKEDVDTKSTTGQPKKRRYVEKKIISLATIQSPLGNSFRITGLDSVFEAKELALLLRSGALAAPIYFVEERTVGPSLGLENIKDGATSVAIGFVLVMLFMIVYYRVFGIVANIALAANVFILIAVMSLLSATLTLPGIAGIVLTVGMAVDANVLIYERIREELRNGLPPQSAIHAGYDRAFVSIFDANVTTLIAALILFAIGTGPVKGFAVTLSIGILTSMFTAITVTRAVVNMIYGGRNIGSLSIGGVKQG from the coding sequence ATGCTCAATAAATACCCACTTTGGAAAAATCTGCTCGTTGTCATAGTGCTGATGATGGGCTTTATTTACGCCTTACCGAATTTGTATCCTGATGACTACGCTTTGCAGATAAGCGGATCTCGCGGCTCCATCGGGGTTGACGAGAGCGTGCTGAAAAAAGCCACCGACGCCCTGGACGAGGCGGGAATTGCATACGGCGAAGCGAAAGTCGGCGAGAAGAACATCATTATTCGCTTTGCGGACAACGACACGCAGTTGGACGCTCAGCCTCACGTCAAAAGCGCTCTGGGCAATGATTACGTTGTGGCGCTGAACCTGGCTCCGACAACGCCAGCATGGTTGTCCAGTCTGGGCGCTGCGCCCATGAAGCTGGGTCTGGACTTGCGGGGCGGGGTGCACTTCCTTATGGAGGTGGACTTGGCGAAAGCAGTCGCCACGACAATGGAAATTACCCAGGGCGACATTAAAACCAAACTGAGAGAAGAAGGGCTGCGCTATAAGTCGGTGGATATTCTGCCGCCAAAGCAGATCTCTGTGGGCTTCCGCGACGAAGATGATCGCGATAACGCGTTGTCTCTGGCGCGTCGTGAGTTTAGCGACTTTTTGGCGGAAAGCGCAGAAGAAAACGGCCTGTTTATGGTGAAGCTGACCCTGCTGGAAAGCCGGGCGAAAGAAATTGAAGACTACGCCATTTCCCAGAACCTGAGCACCTTGCGTAATCGGGTAAACGAGCTGGGCGTCGCCGAGCCTTTGGTTCAGCGTCAAGGGCGTGGACGCATCGTTGTTGAATTGCCGGGCGTGCAAGACACGGCGGAAGCTAAGCGTATTCTGGGGTCCACTGCTAACTTGGAGTTCCGCCTTGAGGCGCGTCCAGATGCTTCGGCAGGTTCGATTGAAAAGTTTGAATTCCGCTCAGAGCCGCGTACTGCAAGCCTGGAGCGCGATATCATTATCACTGGCGGCAGCGTCGCCAATGCACAGCAGTCTTTTGACCAGAATGGTCGTCCCGAAGTTAACATTAAGTTGGACTCCTTGGGCGGCAACAAGATGTTCCACGTCACTAAGGATGCCGTGCAGCGCAATATGGGCGTGCTCTTTGTTGAGTACAAAGAAGATGTGGATACCAAGTCCACAACTGGGCAGCCCAAGAAGCGCCGCTACGTAGAAAAGAAAATCATCAGTCTCGCCACCATACAGTCGCCGTTAGGAAACAGCTTCCGTATAACGGGGCTGGACTCTGTATTTGAAGCCAAAGAACTGGCTTTGCTGCTGCGTTCCGGCGCATTGGCGGCTCCAATCTATTTTGTTGAAGAGCGTACTGTCGGTCCCAGCTTGGGGCTAGAGAACATTAAAGACGGCGCCACTTCCGTTGCGATCGGCTTTGTGCTGGTCATGCTGTTTATGATCGTTTACTACCGTGTATTCGGTATCGTGGCCAATATCGCTTTGGCGGCCAACGTCTTTATTTTGATAGCGGTCATGTCCTTGCTGTCGGCGACGCTGACTCTGCCGGGCATTGCGGGTATCGTATTGACGGTGGGGATGGCGGTCGACGCCAACGTGTTGATCTACGAACGAATTCGTGAAGAGTTGCGTAACGGGCTGCCGCCTCAGTCGGCGATTCATGCTGGTTATGATCGCGCATTCGTGTCTATTTTTGACGCCAACGTGACCACTTTGATTGCGGCGTTGATCTTGTTCGCAATCGGCACAGGCCCGGTCAAAGGTTTCGCTGTTACGCTGTCTATCGGGATTCTGACCTCCATGTTTACTGCGATTACCGTAACTCGCGCAGTAGTCAATATGATTTACGGCGGCCGCAATATTGGCAGTTTGTCCATTGGCGGCGTCAAGCAAGGTTAA
- the cysE gene encoding serine O-acetyltransferase produces the protein MLAQLKEDIRSVFHRDPAARNAFEVLTCYPGLHALLAHRISHWLWKKGLKWLARFLSTFSRWMTGIEIHPGAKIGQRFFIDHGMGVVIGETAEIGDDVTLYQGVTLGGTSWNAGKRHPTLGNGVVVGAGAKILGPFTVGDNSKVGSNAVVTKEVPSNATVVGIPGRVIVKKTEPEADRRKAMEEKMGFDAYGLSEEMPDPVARSIRAMLDHMQAVDDRLESMCKCLHKLDVEYRNGELPPLKSEDFECVREDK, from the coding sequence ATGTTAGCACAGTTAAAAGAGGACATAAGAAGTGTCTTTCACCGGGACCCGGCGGCCAGAAACGCCTTTGAGGTGCTGACTTGCTACCCCGGCCTGCATGCGTTGCTGGCGCATCGCATTAGTCACTGGTTGTGGAAAAAGGGATTGAAGTGGTTGGCGCGCTTTCTCTCCACATTCAGTCGCTGGATGACAGGGATTGAAATACACCCGGGTGCGAAAATTGGTCAACGCTTTTTCATCGATCACGGCATGGGGGTGGTGATCGGGGAGACTGCGGAAATCGGTGACGATGTGACTCTGTATCAGGGGGTTACTCTAGGAGGAACCAGCTGGAATGCAGGTAAACGTCATCCTACGCTGGGAAATGGCGTAGTCGTCGGCGCTGGAGCCAAGATCTTGGGGCCATTCACCGTAGGTGATAACTCGAAAGTGGGTTCCAATGCTGTGGTCACCAAAGAAGTGCCGTCTAATGCCACTGTGGTGGGCATTCCGGGGCGAGTGATCGTCAAGAAGACGGAGCCGGAGGCTGATCGCCGTAAAGCCATGGAAGAGAAAATGGGCTTTGACGCATATGGACTGAGCGAAGAGATGCCTGATCCAGTGGCGCGCTCCATACGAGCAATGTTGGATCATATGCAGGCGGTGGATGATCGTTTGGAGTCAATGTGCAAGTGCCTGCATAAGTTGGACGTGGAATATCGAAATGGTGAGCTCCCCCCTCTGAAGAGTGAGGATTTTGAATGTGTTCGCGAAGACAAGTAG
- a CDS encoding inositol monophosphatase family protein, translating into MQPMINIALRAIRSSNEQINMILEREELSFTDPEKLKRVIARVDAAFYDNLSRALQRAYPTHQINKKGDLKGAPKSVSWHIMPVHNTASLVRGLSDWCFSLVCKKNDQTEHAIIIFPVTGDEYTASRGGGASLNGKRIRVSGTKELELSVLSTNILEGVGKREEPATLLEAYAELDKSCFGVRSAHCIPQELAYLASGKIDVAILNNINPLETVAGLLIAKEAGALHSDVRGNPLNERSRSLICCNPKMLKPVSQKAHKLAELLK; encoded by the coding sequence ATGCAGCCAATGATTAATATTGCCTTGCGCGCAATTCGCTCGTCCAATGAGCAAATCAACATGATTCTTGAACGTGAAGAGTTGTCTTTTACCGATCCGGAAAAGCTAAAGAGAGTCATTGCACGCGTTGACGCCGCTTTCTACGATAACTTGTCCCGCGCCCTGCAACGGGCCTACCCGACCCACCAAATCAACAAAAAAGGCGATTTGAAAGGCGCCCCAAAAAGCGTCAGCTGGCATATCATGCCCGTACACAACACTGCCAGCCTCGTACGCGGCCTGTCCGACTGGTGTTTTTCACTGGTTTGCAAAAAAAATGATCAGACCGAACATGCCATCATTATTTTTCCTGTAACCGGCGACGAATACACAGCAAGCCGAGGCGGCGGAGCCTCTTTGAATGGCAAGCGCATCCGCGTTTCCGGTACAAAAGAGCTGGAGCTGTCCGTACTGTCCACTAACATCTTAGAAGGCGTTGGCAAAAGAGAAGAGCCTGCAACCTTGTTGGAAGCTTATGCGGAACTGGATAAGAGCTGCTTTGGAGTAAGAAGCGCGCACTGCATTCCACAGGAACTAGCCTATCTGGCTTCCGGAAAAATCGACGTTGCGATTCTGAACAATATCAATCCGCTTGAAACGGTAGCTGGTTTACTTATCGCCAAAGAAGCCGGAGCACTGCACAGCGATGTCCGCGGCAATCCGCTAAATGAAAGAAGTCGCTCTCTTATTTGCTGCAACCCTAAAATGCTTAAACCCGTCTCCCAAAAGGCCCATAAACTGGCGGAGCTGTTGAAATAA
- the iscR gene encoding Fe-S cluster assembly transcriptional regulator IscR, which translates to MRLTTKGRYAVTAMLDLALHGDGGPVSLADISARQGISLSYLEQLFAKLRRNRLVSSVRGPGGGYKLARPLGETAVAEIIEAVNESIDATRCGQKGDCQGGEICLTHHLWQDLSERIHDYLSSISLEELVSSRAVQEIAERQSERKRAGETGISLVDIG; encoded by the coding sequence ATGCGCTTGACCACCAAAGGCCGCTATGCGGTGACCGCCATGCTGGATTTGGCGCTGCACGGCGATGGCGGCCCTGTCAGTCTGGCGGATATCTCGGCGCGTCAGGGCATCTCACTTTCATATCTTGAGCAATTGTTCGCCAAATTGAGGCGTAATCGTCTGGTGTCAAGCGTCAGAGGGCCTGGTGGTGGTTATAAGTTGGCGCGCCCGCTCGGCGAGACCGCGGTAGCTGAAATTATAGAGGCGGTTAACGAATCAATAGATGCGACAAGGTGTGGACAAAAAGGGGACTGTCAGGGTGGCGAAATTTGTCTGACCCACCATTTGTGGCAGGATCTCAGCGAACGTATTCATGATTATCTCAGTAGTATCAGTCTGGAAGAGCTTGTCTCCAGTCGAGCAGTGCAGGAAATCGCCGAGAGGCAGAGTGAAAGAAAGCGAGCGGGCGAGACAGGCATCTCTTTAGTCGATATTGGTTAA
- the trmJ gene encoding tRNA (cytosine(32)/uridine(32)-2'-O)-methyltransferase TrmJ: MLENIRIVLVNTSHPGNIGATARVMKNMRLSRLVLVEPDRFPDDDAVSRASGALDVLDGAQVVASLDEAVAGCVLVVGTSARGRSIPWPVRNPRDLADDVYEHVATTQGEVAILFGREERGLTNEELQRCHLHVHIPSNPDYSSLNVAMAAQVICYELHMRWLLENEENQSYIQRLDGPGDAGWDVEAATADEVERYLAHLEQTLVDIDFHDPENPRQLMSRLRRLYQRARLDKMEINILRGILRSTQKMAGTWQKK; encoded by the coding sequence ATGCTGGAAAACATCCGTATTGTGCTGGTCAACACCTCTCATCCCGGTAATATCGGCGCTACGGCGCGCGTGATGAAAAACATGCGGCTGTCTCGATTAGTGCTGGTGGAGCCAGATCGATTTCCAGACGATGATGCAGTAAGTCGTGCATCCGGAGCTTTAGATGTTTTGGATGGCGCCCAGGTGGTTGCAAGTTTGGATGAGGCTGTCGCTGGTTGTGTATTGGTAGTGGGAACCAGTGCAAGAGGCCGGAGTATTCCTTGGCCAGTGAGAAATCCCCGGGATTTGGCGGATGATGTCTATGAACATGTTGCAACGACCCAGGGTGAGGTGGCGATTCTGTTTGGGCGTGAAGAGCGGGGGCTTACCAACGAAGAGCTGCAACGCTGTCATTTGCATGTCCATATTCCATCAAACCCTGACTATTCATCTTTAAACGTTGCGATGGCGGCGCAAGTGATTTGTTACGAGCTCCACATGCGGTGGCTGCTTGAAAACGAAGAGAATCAATCATATATCCAAAGGCTGGACGGTCCCGGGGATGCTGGGTGGGATGTTGAGGCGGCGACAGCGGACGAAGTTGAACGCTATCTTGCCCACCTTGAGCAAACGCTAGTCGATATTGACTTCCATGATCCGGAAAATCCCAGGCAATTGATGTCGCGATTGCGGCGGCTGTATCAGCGAGCGCGTTTGGATAAGATGGAAATAAACATTCTGCGAGGCATTCTAAGGTCCACGCAGAAAATGGCGGGAACTTGGCAAAAGAAATAA
- the tgt gene encoding tRNA guanosine(34) transglycosylase Tgt: protein MQFEIDNADGKARRGRLKFPRGVVETPAFMPVGTYGTVKSMTPRDIKDIGAHIILGNTFHLMLRPGTEIIRQHGDLHDFMQWDGPILTDSGGFQVFSLGDLRKITEEGVKFKSPIDGSPIFMDPERSMQVQRDLGSDIVMIFDECTPYPATEKEAADSMRLSLRWAKRSKLAHGNSPSALFGIVQGGMYPHLREESLAGLTEIGFDGYAIGGLSVGEPKDEMIKVLDYLPPAMPEDKPRYLMGVGKPEDIVEAVLRGVDMFDCVMPTRNARNAHLFTSFGVLKLRNSRYRADTRPLDENCDCYTCRNFSRSYLHHLDRCGEMLGAQLNTIHNLRYYQNLMSGLRHAIERSKLCDFVADFYHRQEQGIPA from the coding sequence ATGCAGTTCGAAATCGACAATGCCGACGGCAAAGCCCGTCGTGGTAGGCTGAAATTCCCACGGGGCGTGGTGGAGACTCCCGCCTTTATGCCGGTGGGCACCTACGGCACCGTAAAAAGTATGACGCCCCGGGATATTAAAGATATCGGCGCACACATTATTCTCGGCAATACTTTCCATTTGATGTTGCGTCCGGGTACGGAAATCATTCGTCAGCATGGTGATCTGCATGACTTTATGCAGTGGGATGGTCCTATTCTGACGGACTCGGGGGGCTTTCAGGTTTTCAGCCTGGGGGATCTGCGCAAAATTACGGAAGAAGGCGTGAAATTCAAATCGCCCATCGACGGTTCGCCCATATTCATGGACCCGGAGCGTTCAATGCAGGTCCAGCGCGACCTGGGTTCCGATATTGTCATGATTTTCGACGAATGTACGCCTTATCCCGCCACTGAAAAAGAAGCGGCGGATTCCATGCGCTTGTCCCTGCGCTGGGCTAAAAGAAGCAAACTGGCGCACGGAAATAGCCCTTCTGCATTGTTTGGTATTGTACAAGGCGGAATGTATCCCCATTTAAGGGAAGAATCGCTGGCGGGGCTGACCGAAATCGGCTTCGACGGCTACGCTATCGGCGGATTGTCGGTAGGAGAGCCCAAGGATGAAATGATAAAGGTGCTGGATTACCTGCCTCCTGCGATGCCTGAAGATAAGCCCAGGTATTTGATGGGCGTGGGCAAGCCGGAGGATATTGTGGAAGCGGTGTTGCGCGGAGTGGACATGTTCGACTGCGTCATGCCGACCCGGAATGCGCGCAACGCGCACTTGTTTACTTCATTTGGAGTGCTCAAATTGCGCAACAGCCGGTACCGGGCGGACACACGTCCCCTGGATGAAAACTGCGACTGTTATACCTGTCGCAATTTCAGTCGCAGCTACCTGCATCACCTTGACCGTTGCGGCGAGATGTTAGGTGCGCAGTTGAATACTATTCATAATCTGCGCTACTACCAAAACCTGATGTCTGGTTTGCGTCATGCGATTGAACGGAGTAAATTGTGCGACTTCGTCGCCGACTTTTATCATAGGCAGGAGCAAGGTATTCCAGCCTAG
- the yajC gene encoding preprotein translocase subunit YajC codes for MPAIAAAEPAPGPQGPSAVMQILFLGGFVLIFYFLVWRPQSKRAKEHRELLGGLNKNDEVLVNGGIAGKIVRVKDDFLVVEIADKVEIKVQKMAVTAALPKGTLKDI; via the coding sequence ATGCCTGCTATTGCTGCGGCTGAGCCGGCTCCGGGTCCACAAGGACCGAGTGCGGTGATGCAGATCCTGTTCCTCGGCGGTTTCGTGCTGATTTTTTACTTTCTGGTATGGCGTCCCCAGAGCAAGCGGGCCAAAGAGCACAGAGAGCTTCTGGGCGGTTTGAACAAGAACGACGAAGTGTTGGTCAACGGCGGCATTGCCGGAAAAATCGTGCGTGTGAAGGACGACTTCCTGGTAGTTGAGATTGCTGACAAAGTGGAAATCAAAGTGCAGAAAATGGCGGTGACCGCAGCGTTGCCCAAAGGCACTTTGAAAGATATCTAA
- the flgL gene encoding flagellar hook-associated protein FlgL: protein MRISTQQLFNRGLDNILDVTGQLQKTQLQISSGRRVLTPADDPVASTRILQINQQLSLIDQYKSNINLAENRLSLEDGLLGGVSEVIQRLRELTVQAGDGSQNADDKTFIAAEVRQRLSQLVGMLNTKDPSGEYIFAGFQGKQEPFQLNAAGSYKYVGDEGRRFMQIDANVSVAAGDNGKEVFVNIKSANNTFYTQASPRNTAEPPAIITQGQMIDQELYDAFYPEDMVVVFNNEADVVPPAPNYSIVQRSDGKPILNNQRFATGQPIQVQGVQFEIIGSPQPGDTFFVQSSEKQGLLTTVERLAAGLEDYQDTPAGRQTLTDLLDSTLANFTNAETKLLETRSRLGARLNTIDDTKQLQEDVEVLTKEVLSELQDLDYAEAVSNLTLQNFVLQAAQQSYSRVTSLSLFDLL, encoded by the coding sequence ATGCGTATTTCAACCCAACAACTGTTTAATCGCGGTCTGGACAACATCCTTGATGTGACCGGCCAGTTGCAGAAAACCCAGCTGCAGATCTCCAGCGGGCGTCGCGTACTGACGCCAGCGGATGATCCGGTGGCGTCCACGCGCATCCTGCAGATAAACCAACAGCTGTCGTTGATCGATCAATACAAGAGCAACATCAATCTGGCGGAAAATCGTCTGAGCCTGGAAGACGGTCTCCTGGGTGGCGTCAGTGAAGTGATACAACGTTTGCGTGAATTGACAGTGCAGGCGGGTGACGGCTCTCAGAATGCCGATGATAAAACATTTATTGCAGCGGAAGTGCGGCAACGGCTCAGCCAGTTGGTTGGTATGCTGAATACTAAAGATCCCAGCGGGGAGTATATCTTTGCGGGGTTTCAAGGTAAGCAGGAGCCATTTCAGCTGAATGCTGCGGGTTCATATAAGTATGTAGGCGATGAAGGGCGTCGGTTCATGCAAATCGACGCGAATGTCTCCGTGGCGGCGGGAGACAACGGCAAAGAGGTGTTCGTCAATATCAAAAGCGCTAACAACACTTTTTATACTCAGGCGAGCCCTCGTAATACGGCGGAACCGCCAGCGATCATTACCCAGGGGCAGATGATCGATCAAGAGCTCTATGACGCTTTTTATCCTGAAGATATGGTTGTTGTGTTTAATAACGAGGCAGATGTGGTTCCGCCTGCGCCGAACTATTCTATCGTGCAGCGCTCTGACGGTAAGCCCATTTTGAATAATCAACGTTTCGCTACGGGACAACCTATTCAAGTACAAGGTGTGCAGTTTGAAATTATCGGCTCGCCTCAACCTGGCGACACCTTCTTTGTGCAGTCGTCAGAGAAGCAGGGCCTTCTGACTACGGTGGAGCGCCTGGCGGCGGGACTGGAGGATTATCAGGATACCCCCGCGGGCCGCCAGACATTGACCGATCTGCTGGATTCCACCCTGGCGAATTTCACCAATGCGGAAACCAAATTACTGGAGACGCGGTCGCGACTTGGCGCCCGCTTGAACACTATTGATGACACCAAGCAACTGCAGGAAGATGTTGAGGTGTTGACCAAAGAAGTGTTATCCGAGCTGCAGGATCTGGATTACGCGGAAGCGGTGAGCAATCTCACCTTGCAAAACTTTGTCCTGCAGGCCGCCCAACAATCCTATTCCCGGGTCACCAGCCTGTCGCTGTTCGATCTGCTCTAA
- the queA gene encoding tRNA preQ1(34) S-adenosylmethionine ribosyltransferase-isomerase QueA — MRVDDFDFDLPPELIARRPLAERSSSRLLCLDADTGEINHRGFKDLLGMINPGDLLVFNDTRVIPARLFGQKRSGGKVEVMVERVVSMTEILAHVRASKAPKPGVDILIDDNYVLTMVEREGDLFRLRVSEGGSVSELLEACGHMPLPPYIDREDDLSDRERYQTVYSRQPGAVAAPTAGLHFDESLLQALAQKGVETAFVTLHVGAGTFQPVRVDVVQDHQMHSEYLEVSADVCEQVRKVKAAGGRVIAVGTTAVRALETASRSGAIEPYAGDTSIFIYPGYDFVTIDALVTNFHLPKSTLLMLVSAFAGREHILAAYQEAIEQRYRFFSYGDAMFLHRRQSGRADALTS, encoded by the coding sequence ATGCGCGTTGACGATTTTGATTTTGATCTGCCGCCGGAGTTAATCGCCCGGCGCCCGCTGGCTGAGCGCTCCTCCAGCCGTTTATTGTGTCTGGATGCGGATACCGGAGAAATAAACCATCGCGGCTTCAAGGATCTGCTGGGTATGATCAATCCTGGGGATTTGTTGGTTTTCAACGATACCCGCGTTATCCCGGCTCGTTTATTTGGTCAAAAACGCAGCGGCGGCAAAGTCGAAGTGATGGTTGAACGAGTCGTGTCCATGACAGAAATACTCGCTCACGTCAGAGCCAGTAAAGCACCCAAGCCTGGCGTCGATATCCTTATAGACGATAATTATGTACTGACCATGGTGGAGCGGGAAGGCGATCTGTTTCGTCTGCGGGTAAGCGAAGGCGGGAGCGTCAGCGAATTATTAGAAGCTTGCGGGCACATGCCGTTGCCTCCTTATATAGATCGTGAAGATGACTTGAGCGATCGTGAGCGTTATCAAACTGTATATAGTCGCCAGCCGGGTGCGGTGGCGGCCCCCACCGCCGGCTTGCATTTTGACGAGTCGCTTTTGCAGGCGCTGGCGCAAAAGGGCGTCGAAACTGCATTTGTCACCTTGCATGTCGGCGCGGGCACGTTTCAACCTGTGCGGGTGGATGTGGTGCAGGATCATCAGATGCATTCAGAGTATCTGGAGGTCTCCGCGGATGTGTGCGAACAGGTTCGCAAGGTGAAGGCCGCAGGTGGGCGCGTCATCGCAGTGGGCACCACCGCCGTCAGGGCGCTGGAAACGGCGAGTCGATCCGGGGCTATTGAACCTTATGCGGGCGACACCAGTATATTCATCTATCCTGGATATGATTTTGTCACCATTGACGCATTGGTGACCAATTTTCACTTGCCCAAGTCCACACTATTGATGCTGGTGTCGGCCTTCGCCGGTAGAGAGCATATCCTGGCCGCCTACCAAGAGGCGATCGAGCAACGCTATCGCTTTTTCAGCTATGGCGACGCCATGTTTCTGCATCGTCGTCAGTCTGGGCGCGCAGACGCCTTAACAAGTTAA
- the secF gene encoding protein translocase subunit SecF yields the protein MSDEKVYNFMGIAKPALALSVIMIIVSIVSIATRGLSFGLDFTGGTLVEVEYAKAPQINDVRHQLEAHKYENFVVQKFGSDTSILVRLQQEHSESIGTEVVNALSADGAQVSLSRSEFVGSQVGEELREQGGLGLLLALGVIMLYIAFRFQFKFSVGAVLALVHDVIITVGMFSLFQWDFDLNVLAAVLAVIGYSLNDTIVVSDRVRENFRRLREETPVSIINISLTQTLSRTIVTGLTTLLVLVALFLFGGPALKGFSTALIVGIVVGTYSSIYVASNLLLIMNISKEDLMIPVKEGAELDERP from the coding sequence ATGTCTGATGAAAAAGTTTATAACTTTATGGGCATAGCGAAGCCTGCGCTGGCTTTGTCTGTGATAATGATCATTGTATCTATCGTGTCCATCGCTACTCGCGGCTTGTCTTTCGGGTTGGATTTTACCGGCGGTACGCTGGTAGAGGTGGAGTACGCCAAAGCGCCGCAAATCAATGATGTGCGGCATCAGCTTGAGGCTCATAAATATGAAAACTTCGTTGTGCAGAAGTTTGGTTCTGACACCAGCATCTTGGTTCGTTTGCAGCAAGAGCACAGCGAGTCCATCGGAACGGAAGTGGTGAATGCGCTGTCTGCGGATGGGGCGCAAGTGAGTCTGAGTCGTTCTGAGTTCGTTGGATCTCAGGTCGGCGAAGAGTTGCGCGAACAGGGTGGATTGGGCCTGCTGCTGGCGCTTGGCGTCATCATGCTCTACATCGCTTTTCGCTTTCAGTTCAAGTTCTCTGTTGGCGCTGTATTGGCGTTGGTGCATGACGTCATTATCACGGTAGGGATGTTCTCGCTGTTTCAGTGGGACTTCGATTTGAACGTGTTGGCGGCGGTGTTGGCGGTAATCGGTTATTCATTGAACGATACCATCGTTGTGAGCGACCGCGTGCGTGAGAACTTCCGTCGCCTGCGTGAGGAAACGCCGGTAAGCATCATTAATATTTCTTTGACGCAAACCCTGTCCCGTACAATTGTTACTGGCCTGACTACTTTGCTGGTTCTGGTGGCGTTGTTCTTGTTTGGTGGTCCTGCGCTTAAAGGGTTTTCGACGGCGTTGATAGTGGGGATTGTTGTCGGTACCTACTCCTCAATATATGTCGCGAGTAACCTGTTGCTGATTATGAATATCAGCAAAGAAGATCTGATGATTCCTGTGAAAGAGGGCGCTGAGTTAGATGAGCGTCCTTAA